Proteins from one Leptospira wolffii serovar Khorat str. Khorat-H2 genomic window:
- a CDS encoding mechanosensitive ion channel family protein, with protein sequence MEEILKLINPFYLLQVKERSITEEFILIVYFILSLVVIYKTFVTIVDRVRPPADNSVRYNRRRLTRILFVLVGAISLLPIIFSGLAYLPTVMGLAGAGIVISLKDITLNYVGWFLIHGSNGFEVGDRIELDGIKGDVVNIGINRFTLMELSPDPKSEQSTNRLVHFPNHSVILHKVYVVKEKLGFVWDEFRLKLPYGSDWEAAEKILNGILHNGSVIDQHKIDYSVRELSKNYLVRLGKTSPIIYVNIEEGGILFSLRYLTHIKEKRNQKARISREVLKEFADAGIRLL encoded by the coding sequence ATGGAAGAAATACTTAAGCTCATCAATCCTTTCTATCTTTTACAAGTGAAGGAAAGATCGATTACGGAAGAATTCATTCTTATCGTATATTTTATCCTGAGTCTGGTGGTGATCTATAAGACGTTCGTTACGATCGTGGATCGGGTCCGACCTCCCGCGGACAATTCGGTGCGATACAATCGTAGGAGATTGACCCGGATTTTATTCGTTCTAGTCGGCGCGATTTCTCTTTTGCCCATTATTTTTTCCGGTCTGGCTTATCTTCCTACGGTCATGGGACTTGCTGGTGCGGGTATCGTAATTTCCTTAAAAGACATCACGCTCAACTATGTGGGTTGGTTTTTGATCCACGGGAGTAACGGATTCGAGGTGGGGGATAGGATCGAGTTGGACGGAATCAAGGGGGACGTCGTCAATATAGGGATCAACCGCTTTACCTTAATGGAACTGAGCCCTGATCCCAAATCGGAACAATCCACGAATCGTTTGGTCCATTTTCCGAATCATTCCGTGATTCTGCATAAGGTTTATGTAGTTAAGGAAAAATTAGGATTCGTTTGGGACGAGTTTCGACTCAAGCTTCCTTACGGATCCGATTGGGAAGCGGCGGAGAAGATATTGAACGGGATTCTACATAACGGTTCCGTGATAGACCAGCATAAGATAGATTATTCGGTTCGTGAGCTTTCTAAGAACTATCTGGTGAGACTCGGTAAGACGAGTCCTATTATTTATGTGAATATAGAGGAAGGCGGGATTCTTTTTTCTCTCCGTTACCTCACTCATATTAAGGAAAAGAGAAACCAAAAAGCTCGGATTTCCAGAGAGGTTTTGAAAGAGTTTGCGGATGCGGGAATCCGTTTATTATGA
- a CDS encoding energy transducer TonB has protein sequence MNGNIRESTYQEGGYIHLSIDFSLSDFYPQSAKDIGISECSVITYIVVTKDGYLKNYCIQSNSCNFPDFDFAAIEILERVKYTPCAANGKNETCYQKVPLRFTLAP, from the coding sequence GTGAACGGTAATATTCGCGAATCGACATATCAAGAAGGAGGTTATATTCATCTTTCGATCGATTTTAGTCTGAGTGATTTCTATCCTCAGTCCGCGAAGGATATAGGAATATCCGAATGTTCCGTGATTACATATATCGTAGTGACAAAAGATGGATATTTAAAGAATTATTGTATCCAGAGTAACTCGTGTAATTTTCCGGATTTCGATTTTGCTGCCATAGAAATATTGGAAAGAGTGAAATACACTCCTTGTGCAGCGAACGGCAAGAACGAAACCTGTTATCAGAAAGTTCCTCTTAGATTTACACTCGCTCCTTAA
- the aroB gene encoding 3-dehydroquinate synthase translates to MNTIPEIKIRAFSKEYNVSLYPDFRGFGKAIGSVSGVSSVFILTERKLSGLFSKFYEPELAGLGLPVHEIYLKGGEKNKHILRTAEVYNRLIELGADRKSLIIALGGGVVGDFAGFIASTFQRGIRFAQVPTSLLACVDSSVGGKVAVNADLGKNMIGSFYQPEFVFVPLIALSTLPKKEWRCGMAEIVKHGLLSGGEYLEKIRSHGEEVYDHTSPVLKELIEGSVRFKAKVVSQDERELGLRKILNLGHTTAHAIESLTQYRKYSHGEAVAIGLFTAILLSTEKQGLDPSWIEETRKILVAYDLPYKDKSKSVQVAKHTLHDKKNVGNSVRFVLLEAPGKPAWDIPVELEEIARAFRKQKKEF, encoded by the coding sequence ATGAATACGATCCCCGAAATCAAGATAAGAGCATTCTCGAAAGAATATAACGTTTCCTTATATCCCGATTTTAGGGGATTTGGAAAGGCAATCGGAAGCGTCTCCGGAGTATCTTCCGTTTTCATTCTTACTGAAAGAAAGCTTTCCGGATTATTCTCCAAATTTTACGAACCGGAACTCGCGGGATTAGGTCTGCCCGTCCACGAAATTTATCTTAAAGGCGGGGAGAAGAATAAGCACATCCTTCGCACGGCCGAAGTTTATAACCGGCTCATAGAGCTCGGTGCCGATCGCAAGAGTCTTATCATCGCTTTGGGAGGAGGAGTCGTAGGAGACTTTGCCGGATTCATCGCATCCACCTTCCAAAGAGGGATACGTTTCGCCCAAGTCCCCACTTCGTTATTGGCATGTGTTGATTCTTCGGTGGGAGGGAAAGTTGCGGTTAACGCGGATCTGGGCAAGAATATGATCGGCTCCTTCTACCAACCCGAATTCGTTTTCGTTCCTCTGATTGCTCTTTCCACTCTACCTAAGAAGGAATGGAGATGCGGAATGGCGGAGATTGTGAAACACGGCCTGCTTTCCGGAGGAGAATATCTGGAAAAGATCCGTTCTCACGGAGAGGAAGTTTACGACCATACCTCTCCCGTGCTGAAGGAATTGATCGAAGGATCCGTTCGTTTTAAGGCGAAGGTGGTCAGCCAGGACGAAAGAGAATTAGGACTTAGAAAGATCCTGAACCTTGGACATACGACTGCTCACGCGATAGAATCCCTGACTCAATATAGAAAATATTCTCACGGAGAGGCCGTTGCGATCGGACTCTTTACCGCGATTCTACTCTCTACCGAAAAACAAGGTTTGGATCCTAGTTGGATAGAGGAGACCCGCAAGATTCTCGTCGCTTACGACTTGCCTTACAAAGACAAAAGCAAATCCGTCCAAGTTGCAAAACATACTCTTCACGATAAGAAGAATGTGGGAAATTCGGTGCGTTTCGTTCTATTGGAGGCGCCCGGGAAGCCGGCCTGGGATATTCCCGTGGAACTGGAAGAAATCGCCCGAGCATTTCGAAAGCAGAAAAAAGAATTTTAG
- a CDS encoding NUDIX domain-containing protein: MDFFFKKKGLRVRVAALIRNRKGEILLLQQKKKESYYWLLPGGGIEFGENAEDALKRELKEELSLDVTSSSFLFLNESIDPKGNRHLIQLVFLTTVKKQDPTVNLKEKAITGFGYFPLGAVLEMDIRPDIKEYLSLGKYKPSPFIRSQWVYDK; encoded by the coding sequence ATGGATTTCTTTTTCAAGAAAAAAGGACTTAGGGTCAGGGTAGCGGCACTCATCCGGAACCGGAAGGGAGAAATCCTTCTATTGCAGCAAAAGAAGAAGGAATCCTATTATTGGTTATTACCCGGCGGCGGGATAGAATTCGGAGAAAATGCCGAAGACGCCTTGAAAAGAGAATTGAAGGAGGAGCTTTCTCTGGATGTGACTAGCTCCAGTTTTCTTTTTCTGAACGAATCCATCGATCCTAAAGGAAATCGGCATCTTATCCAACTGGTTTTTCTGACCACGGTAAAGAAGCAGGATCCGACGGTGAACTTAAAGGAAAAAGCTATTACCGGATTCGGTTATTTTCCGCTCGGCGCGGTCTTGGAGATGGATATTCGACCGGACATTAAGGAATACCTTTCCTTAGGTAAATACAAGCCGTCCCCTTTCATACGCAGCCAATGGGTATACGATAAATGA
- the rnc gene encoding ribonuclease III, whose product MIKNHEKSNQSGDDPKRVVRLVDKIEKLGIRFRNQELLKTAFVHSSFRNENPEYEEHNERLEFLGDSVLGLVVSKYLFHKHPKASEGELSRKKAKLVSTAVLNALSDRLGLVEFVLLGKGEGQGSAQKKLGANLFESLVGALYLDQGMESAEKFILDHLIEFIKNSDTMQAATDYKTLLQEICQKKFKHLPTYRLLKESGPDHEKIFYVSVHIRDKYSAEGKGRNKKYAEQDAARQMLQILKIRV is encoded by the coding sequence TTGATAAAAAATCACGAAAAATCGAATCAATCCGGCGATGACCCAAAGAGGGTGGTCCGTCTTGTGGATAAAATTGAGAAACTAGGAATTCGGTTTCGAAATCAGGAATTATTAAAAACCGCATTCGTTCATAGCTCGTTCCGAAACGAAAATCCGGAGTATGAAGAGCATAACGAAAGATTGGAATTCTTGGGAGATTCAGTTCTAGGTCTCGTTGTCTCCAAGTATCTATTTCATAAACATCCGAAAGCAAGCGAAGGGGAATTGTCCCGGAAAAAAGCTAAGCTCGTTTCTACGGCGGTCCTGAATGCGTTAAGCGATCGGTTGGGGCTAGTGGAATTCGTACTTTTGGGAAAAGGAGAAGGCCAAGGAAGCGCTCAAAAAAAATTGGGAGCAAATCTTTTCGAATCCTTGGTCGGCGCTCTTTACTTGGATCAAGGAATGGAATCTGCCGAGAAATTCATCCTAGACCATCTTATAGAATTCATTAAGAATTCGGATACCATGCAGGCGGCGACCGATTATAAAACCCTACTCCAGGAGATCTGTCAGAAGAAATTCAAGCATCTTCCCACATATCGACTCCTGAAGGAATCGGGGCCGGATCACGAAAAAATCTTCTATGTCAGCGTTCATATTCGAGATAAGTACTCGGCAGAAGGAAAGGGCAGGAATAAAAAGTATGCGGAACAAGATGCCGCAAGACAGATGCTGCAAATTCTAAAAATCAGGGTCTAA
- the acpP gene encoding acyl carrier protein translates to MADFEKIKSIIVEQLGVDESEVTPEAHFIDDLGADSLDTVELVMALEEEFGVEISDEDAEKIQTVGDVIKFIDTLKS, encoded by the coding sequence ATGGCAGATTTCGAAAAGATTAAGTCTATTATCGTTGAGCAACTTGGAGTGGACGAGTCCGAAGTGACTCCTGAAGCTCACTTCATTGATGACCTCGGTGCAGACTCTCTTGACACGGTAGAACTCGTCATGGCTCTTGAAGAAGAGTTTGGCGTTGAAATTTCTGACGAGGATGCTGAAAAGATCCAAACCGTCGGAGACGTAATTAAGTTCATCGACACTCTTAAGTCCTAA
- the fabG gene encoding 3-oxoacyl-[acyl-carrier-protein] reductase codes for MIDLKGKNAIITGAARGIGKATALKLAQAGANVVIADLNEEASKATAEEIAKATGVKTLGISANVANSESALAAIQSVVDAFGSVDILVNNAGITKDTLLLRMKQEQWDAVIAVNLTGTFNCTQAAVKFMAKNPNGGSIINLSSIAGVNGNIGQTNYSASKAGVIGFTKAVALEMASRKVRCNAIAPGYIQTEMTDAIPEKIRTAMVAAIPLKRAGQPEDIANTIAFLASDLSSFITGQVIEVNGGGFLPGVQA; via the coding sequence ATGATCGATTTGAAAGGCAAAAACGCCATTATAACCGGGGCTGCCCGTGGAATCGGTAAAGCAACCGCGCTGAAATTGGCGCAAGCAGGCGCAAACGTTGTAATCGCCGACCTAAACGAAGAAGCAAGTAAGGCAACCGCCGAAGAAATCGCAAAAGCAACCGGAGTAAAGACTCTAGGAATCTCCGCAAACGTGGCAAACTCGGAATCCGCTCTTGCAGCTATCCAATCCGTAGTGGATGCTTTCGGTTCCGTGGACATTCTCGTAAACAATGCAGGAATCACCAAGGACACTCTTTTGCTTAGAATGAAGCAAGAACAGTGGGACGCTGTGATCGCGGTCAACTTGACCGGAACTTTCAACTGCACTCAAGCGGCGGTGAAATTCATGGCTAAGAATCCGAACGGAGGATCCATCATCAACCTTTCCTCCATCGCAGGGGTGAACGGAAATATCGGACAAACCAATTACTCCGCTTCTAAGGCCGGTGTGATCGGATTCACCAAGGCAGTGGCTTTGGAAATGGCTTCCCGTAAAGTGCGTTGCAACGCAATCGCTCCGGGATACATCCAAACCGAAATGACCGACGCAATTCCCGAAAAAATCCGTACAGCTATGGTCGCGGCTATCCCCCTAAAAAGAGCGGGACAACCGGAAGACATCGCAAACACGATCGCCTTCTTGGCCTCCGACCTCTCTTCCTTCATAACCGGACAGGTTATCGAGGTGAACGGAGGAGGATTCCTTCCCGGAGTCCAAGCCTAA
- the plsX gene encoding phosphate acyltransferase PlsX — protein MWVAVDVMSGDYGPDRIVEGAVTAVKEDGRKVVLVGKEEEVSEILLKYEYDTDKIRIAHAGEIIEMNDSPSIAVRAMEDSSVVQAAQLVADKTCVGMFSPGNTGATMAAALLYLGRIPGVLRPPIAAPIPREKGAPTLLLDAGANVDCKPEYLAQFGMMGEIYSRLIFNIPKPKVGLLSNGEEDKKGNSVTQKAFEFLRKLPIDFVGNVEGRDLYGGGRDVDVVICDGFVGNIVLKATEGLSKSIFSVLRESIAQSSLAQTGALLLKPTFTAIKKRLDYAEYGGALLLGVDGTCLIGHGSSNSHAVRNAIRVVVECAERDVNRKITEQIEKYKLNS, from the coding sequence ATGTGGGTCGCCGTCGATGTCATGAGCGGCGACTACGGTCCTGATCGGATCGTAGAAGGTGCCGTCACCGCAGTCAAAGAGGACGGCCGTAAAGTAGTTCTAGTCGGTAAGGAAGAGGAAGTCAGTGAGATTCTCCTCAAATACGAATACGACACCGACAAAATCCGCATCGCCCACGCCGGCGAAATCATAGAAATGAACGACTCTCCCTCCATCGCGGTTCGTGCTATGGAGGATTCGTCCGTAGTTCAGGCCGCCCAGTTGGTTGCGGATAAGACATGCGTAGGAATGTTTTCTCCCGGAAATACGGGAGCCACTATGGCGGCGGCTTTACTTTATTTGGGTAGAATTCCAGGTGTTCTGAGACCTCCGATCGCCGCTCCGATTCCCAGAGAGAAAGGAGCTCCTACATTATTACTGGATGCGGGAGCCAATGTGGACTGCAAGCCCGAGTATCTGGCTCAATTCGGGATGATGGGAGAGATTTATTCCCGCTTAATATTCAATATTCCGAAACCTAAGGTGGGACTTCTTTCCAATGGAGAAGAAGATAAGAAGGGCAATTCGGTCACCCAAAAGGCTTTCGAATTCCTGAGAAAACTTCCCATAGATTTCGTAGGAAACGTGGAGGGGCGGGACCTTTATGGGGGAGGCAGGGATGTGGACGTCGTGATTTGCGACGGTTTCGTAGGAAACATAGTCCTAAAGGCGACCGAAGGATTGTCTAAATCCATTTTCAGCGTCCTAAGGGAAAGTATCGCTCAATCCAGTTTGGCTCAGACTGGTGCCTTATTATTGAAGCCCACTTTCACCGCGATCAAGAAGCGTTTGGATTACGCGGAATACGGAGGAGCCCTTCTCTTAGGAGTGGACGGGACCTGTTTGATAGGCCATGGGTCCTCCAACTCTCATGCGGTTCGAAACGCGATTCGAGTGGTGGTGGAATGCGCGGAAAGGGACGTAAATAGAAAGATCACCGAGCAGATCGAGAAATACAAATTAAACTCTTAG